The proteins below come from a single Eucalyptus grandis isolate ANBG69807.140 chromosome 3, ASM1654582v1, whole genome shotgun sequence genomic window:
- the LOC120291757 gene encoding UPF0481 protein At3g47200-like, protein MEDNKWRYLQSFLARTQKKLQECVEIIKKLEKPTCLCYLEKIDLDSDEFITLVLVDGAFVIELFLLNHFPEKKAVNDVIFDKKKEWMIMDVRRDMSLMENQLQFFVLENLHNFAFGSQLTVLPSLLELAYDFFTSRVNLKAEGARIFDSDVNHLLDALRSWYLPATQDAQGDGWKKVEAIPRASHLRAAGVKFRMSETNCLLDIKFSEGVLYIPCLKLFSVTESFLWNITDFEQSYYKHDSYFIDYVAFLGNLINTRADAKLLIKKCIIDIENSLGHDETLAKDAEALAISFQQFWKGEPVLDEEHQFLQSSAGSESLLQKSLALVED, encoded by the coding sequence ATGGAAGACAACAAGTGGAGGTACCTACAAAGCTTTTTGGCACGGACACAGAAGAAATTGCAAGAATGTGTTGAGATCATCAAGAAGTTGGAAAAGCCAACTTGCCTGTGTTACTTGGAGAAGATAGATCTCGACAGTGATGAGTTCATCACATTGGTTCTTGTAGATGGTGCATTTGTCATTGAGCTGTTCTTGTTGAATCATTTCCCTGAAAAGAAGGCCGTGAATGATGTCATctttgacaagaaaaaagagTGGATGATCATGGATGTGAGAAGGGACATGAGTTTGATGGAGAATCAACTCCAAttctttgttcttgagaatCTGCACAATTTTGCATTTGGGAGTCAGTTGACAGTACTCCCTTCTTTATTGGAGCTCGCCTATGATTTCTTCACCTCCAGAGTCAATCTCAAAGCAGAAGGGGCGAGGATATTCGACTCCGATGTCAATCACTTATTGGATGCTTTAAGGTCGTGGTACTTACCTGCCACACAAGACGCACAAGGTGATGGATGGAAGAAGGTAGAAGCAATACCTAGGGCATCGCACCTTCGAGCAGCAGGAGTGAAGTTTAGGATGAGCGAGACCAATTGCTTACTCGACATTAAATTTTCAGAGGGTGTTCTTTATATCCCATGTCTCAAGCTATTTTCAGTGACGGAGTCTTTTCTCTGGAATATCACAGATTTTGAGCAGTCCTATTATAAACATGATAGTTACTTCATTGATTATGTAGCATTCCTGGGGAATCTCATCAACACTAGAGCCGATGCGAAGCTTCTGATCAAGAAATGCATTATCGATATTGAGAACTCGTTGGGGCATGATGAGACATTGGCAAAGGATGCCGAGGCATTGGCAATATCTTTTCAACAGTTTTGGAAAGGAGAGCCGGTTTTGGACGAGGAACACCAATTTCTGCAGTCTTCAGCAGGATCTGAAAGCTTATTACAGAAGTCATTGGCACTAGTTGAAGATTAG